The Halarchaeum grantii genome contains a region encoding:
- a CDS encoding DUF5684 domain-containing protein, producing the protein MVLTLTGSLPLQQGGGSGSGVLFLVWLVLVLVSIAGIWKTFEKAGEPGWAAIIPIYNTYVMLKIGGNAWWWLLLFLVPIVNIYAAYRLSKGIAEAFGQGLGFTLGLWFLGFVFFPILGFGDYRYQGPP; encoded by the coding sequence ATGGTCCTCACACTGACCGGTTCGCTCCCCCTCCAGCAGGGCGGCGGTAGCGGGTCGGGCGTCCTGTTCCTCGTCTGGCTCGTCCTCGTCCTCGTCTCCATCGCCGGCATCTGGAAGACGTTCGAGAAGGCCGGCGAGCCCGGCTGGGCGGCGATCATCCCGATATACAACACGTACGTCATGCTCAAGATCGGCGGGAACGCGTGGTGGTGGCTGCTGCTCTTCCTCGTCCCTATCGTGAACATCTACGCCGCCTACCGGCTGTCGAAGGGCATCGCGGAGGCGTTCGGACAGGGCCTCGGGTTCACGCTCGGCCTCTGGTTCCTCGGCTTCGTCTTCTTCCCCATCCTCGGCTTCGGGGACTACCGCTATCAGGGGCCGCCGTAG
- a CDS encoding AAA family ATPase: protein MKVIGIVGLPGSGKSEAAAVAEELDVPVVTMGDVIRRECEARGLDPTTHHGDVAQALREEGGPAAVADASLPVIEDALDGSEVVLVDGIRSDAEVERFEEAFGESFLLVNVHAPFEVRRERVGQRGRDATADEGGESLEERDRRELGFGMGEAIEAADLTIENTDTLESFHESVRDLLRGEAA from the coding sequence ATGAAGGTCATCGGTATCGTCGGTCTCCCGGGGAGCGGGAAGAGCGAGGCGGCGGCGGTCGCGGAGGAACTCGACGTGCCCGTCGTGACGATGGGCGACGTCATCCGTCGGGAGTGCGAGGCGCGCGGCCTCGACCCGACGACGCACCACGGTGACGTGGCACAGGCGCTGCGCGAGGAGGGCGGGCCGGCCGCCGTCGCGGACGCCTCCCTCCCCGTCATCGAGGACGCCCTCGACGGGAGCGAGGTCGTGCTCGTGGACGGCATCCGCTCGGACGCGGAGGTCGAGCGCTTCGAGGAGGCGTTCGGCGAGTCGTTCCTGCTCGTGAACGTCCACGCGCCCTTCGAGGTGCGCCGCGAGCGCGTCGGCCAGCGCGGCCGCGACGCCACGGCGGACGAGGGCGGCGAGAGCCTCGAGGAGCGCGATCGGCGCGAGCTCGGCTTCGGGATGGGCGAGGCCATCGAGGCCGCCGACCTCACCATCGAGAACACGGACACCCTCGAGTCGTTCCACGAGTCGGTCCGCGACCTCCTGCGGGGTGAGGCGGCGTGA
- a CDS encoding metallophosphoesterase, translating into MFAVLSDTHSRSGHELAGAARDAVERADAVLHAGDFTSEAALDAFQSASERLHAVYGNSDGPGVRDRLPEARTVDLAGVRVAVTHRERGGPTALALFGRERGADLVVSGHTHRPSVTETEDCVLLNPGSHAEPRGNPASHAELTPREGGLDGKIIDRDGTVLREFRVEGRNV; encoded by the coding sequence ATGTTCGCCGTCCTCAGCGACACGCACAGTCGGAGCGGCCACGAACTCGCGGGCGCTGCCCGCGACGCCGTCGAGCGCGCGGACGCCGTCCTCCACGCGGGCGACTTCACGAGCGAGGCCGCGCTCGACGCCTTCCAGTCCGCGAGCGAGCGCCTGCACGCCGTCTACGGCAACAGCGACGGCCCGGGGGTCCGCGACCGTCTCCCCGAGGCGCGCACCGTCGACCTCGCGGGCGTTCGGGTCGCCGTCACGCACCGCGAGCGCGGCGGGCCGACGGCGCTCGCGCTCTTCGGGCGCGAACGCGGCGCGGACCTCGTCGTCTCCGGGCACACGCATCGCCCGAGCGTCACCGAGACCGAGGACTGCGTCCTCCTGAATCCGGGGAGTCACGCGGAACCGCGCGGGAACCCGGCGAGTCACGCCGAACTCACGCCGCGCGAGGGGGGACTGGACGGGAAAATCATCGACCGTGACGGCACCGTACTGCGGGAGTTCCGGGTGGAGGGCCGAAACGTCTAG
- a CDS encoding aminopeptidase yields MDPRVREHAAVVVEHSTSVEAGDRVVVNAPPVAEDFAVAVYEELAERGAHPLMLYNGRFGSARAERAYLRAVDEDDIGAHEHLEALYEHVDVAIRVRADENVTESSDVDGETQAAFQRAYAPARSELLDTRWCLTQYPAPANAQLANMSTEAYEAFVYDAVNKDWEAQREHQQQMVEILDPAEEVRIVSGTETDLTMSVAGMTTLNDHGEHNLPGGEVFTAPVPESVEGTVRFDLPLYHQSHEIENASLEFEDGRVVDYDADRNADVLGDVLDTDPGARYLGELGIGMNRDIDQFTYNMLFDEKMGDTVHLAVGMAYDDCVPEDREPNESAVHVDMIVDMSEDSRIEVDGEVVQRDGTFRFEE; encoded by the coding sequence ATGGACCCTCGCGTCAGAGAGCACGCCGCAGTCGTCGTCGAGCACTCCACGAGCGTCGAGGCGGGCGACCGCGTCGTCGTCAACGCCCCGCCGGTCGCCGAGGACTTCGCGGTCGCCGTCTACGAGGAGCTCGCCGAGCGCGGCGCGCACCCGCTGATGCTCTACAACGGCCGCTTCGGGAGCGCGCGCGCCGAGCGCGCCTACCTCCGCGCCGTCGACGAGGACGACATCGGCGCCCACGAGCACCTCGAGGCGCTCTACGAGCACGTCGACGTCGCCATCCGCGTACGCGCCGACGAGAACGTCACCGAGTCCAGCGACGTCGACGGCGAGACGCAGGCCGCCTTCCAGCGCGCGTACGCGCCCGCTCGCTCCGAACTCCTCGACACGCGGTGGTGTCTCACGCAGTACCCCGCGCCCGCGAACGCCCAGCTCGCGAACATGAGCACGGAGGCCTACGAGGCGTTCGTCTACGACGCCGTCAACAAGGACTGGGAGGCCCAGCGCGAGCACCAACAGCAGATGGTGGAGATACTCGACCCCGCCGAAGAGGTCCGCATCGTCTCCGGTACTGAGACCGACCTCACGATGAGCGTCGCGGGGATGACGACGCTCAACGACCACGGCGAGCACAACCTCCCCGGCGGCGAGGTGTTCACCGCGCCCGTCCCCGAGAGCGTCGAGGGCACGGTCCGCTTCGACCTCCCGCTCTATCACCAGAGCCACGAGATCGAGAACGCCTCCCTCGAGTTCGAAGACGGACGCGTCGTGGACTACGACGCCGACCGGAACGCGGATGTCCTCGGTGACGTCCTCGACACCGACCCGGGCGCGCGCTACCTCGGCGAGCTCGGCATCGGGATGAACCGCGACATCGACCAGTTCACCTACAACATGCTCTTCGACGAGAAGATGGGCGACACGGTCCACCTCGCGGTCGGGATGGCCTACGACGACTGCGTCCCCGAGGACCGCGAGCCGAACGAGTCCGCCGTCCACGTCGACATGATCGTCGACATGAGCGAGGACTCGCGCATCGAGGTCGATGGCGAGGTCGTCCAGCGCGACGGGACGTTCCGGTTCGAGGAATAA
- a CDS encoding nucleoside recognition protein, with the protein MLGVPVVDVLEVVLPRVATVVAFISVGVFVANLLVDFGAVRYVAALAKPLTGPANLPSEVGSAILTTAASTTAGYGMLAEFRESGALDDRATLVAVTINTFFGFAQHVFTFYAPVLVPILGLRMGLLYVGFRAGIALAITVLGVLAGALLLSEANVDRAKLGTIDADAPGEEAKSTREKLRSAAETTASRLRSILPRLLVVYLVLEAVLMTVDVTRHTGPLNEVAVAVTGLPVESVPVVVAFTFNTTVGALTAASLVPETLTVEQGVAAMLLGGVFSFAVSTFKRSIPFQYGIWGPTFGSKVVAVNVATKIVFVALALALLLAV; encoded by the coding sequence ATGCTCGGCGTCCCCGTCGTCGACGTCCTCGAAGTCGTCCTCCCGCGGGTCGCCACGGTCGTCGCGTTCATCTCGGTCGGCGTCTTCGTCGCGAACCTCCTCGTGGACTTCGGCGCGGTGCGCTACGTCGCCGCGCTCGCGAAACCCCTCACCGGCCCCGCGAACCTCCCGAGCGAGGTCGGGAGCGCCATCCTCACCACCGCCGCCTCGACGACCGCCGGCTACGGGATGCTCGCCGAGTTCCGCGAGTCCGGCGCGCTCGACGACCGCGCGACCCTCGTCGCCGTCACCATCAACACGTTCTTCGGCTTCGCCCAGCACGTCTTCACGTTCTACGCGCCCGTCCTCGTCCCCATCCTCGGCCTCCGAATGGGCCTCCTCTACGTCGGCTTCCGCGCGGGCATCGCGCTCGCCATCACGGTCCTCGGCGTGCTCGCCGGCGCGCTGTTGCTCTCGGAGGCGAACGTCGACCGCGCGAAACTCGGGACCATCGACGCCGACGCCCCGGGCGAGGAGGCGAAATCGACGCGCGAGAAACTCCGCTCGGCCGCCGAAACGACCGCCTCGCGCCTCCGCTCGATTCTCCCGCGCTTGCTCGTCGTCTACCTCGTCCTCGAAGCCGTCCTGATGACGGTGGACGTGACGCGCCACACCGGGCCGCTGAACGAGGTAGCGGTGGCGGTCACCGGCCTCCCCGTCGAGAGCGTGCCCGTCGTCGTCGCCTTCACATTCAACACGACCGTCGGCGCGCTCACCGCCGCGAGCCTCGTCCCCGAGACGCTCACCGTCGAACAGGGCGTCGCGGCGATGCTGCTCGGCGGCGTCTTCTCCTTTGCCGTCTCGACGTTCAAGCGCTCGATCCCCTTCCAGTACGGTATCTGGGGGCCGACGTTCGGCTCGAAGGTCGTCGCCGTGAACGTTGCGACGAAAATCGTCTTCGTCGCGCTCGCGCTCGCCCTCCTCCTCGCCGTCTAG
- a CDS encoding threonine aldolase family protein, which yields MSDDADAPIDLRSDTVTTPSEKMRRATANAPVGDDVYGEDPSVNDLEATAADVLGFADALFVPSGTMGNQLAARVHTERGEEAIVEAESHVVNYELGGFAQHSALQTRPVEAGERVVPSPAQLREAHHAESLHRPGTGLVAIENTHNAKGGVVADVADVAALGDEASALGVPLHLDGARLFNAAVAAGVDVTAYTEHVDSASVCLSKGLGAPVGSVLAGSEAFVADARRARKLLGGGMRQAGLIAAPGRIALAENVERLADDHANAERLARGLDGIDGLDAADPETNIVLVDTSGATLGAEALVERCRDVGVLASAFGRETVRFCTHLDVDRDAIDDAVARVARVV from the coding sequence ATGAGCGACGACGCGGACGCGCCCATCGACCTCCGGAGCGACACGGTGACGACGCCGAGCGAGAAGATGCGCCGTGCGACTGCGAACGCCCCGGTCGGCGACGACGTCTACGGCGAGGACCCGAGCGTGAACGACCTCGAAGCGACGGCCGCCGACGTCCTCGGCTTCGCGGACGCGCTCTTCGTGCCCTCGGGGACGATGGGGAACCAGCTCGCGGCGCGCGTCCACACCGAGCGCGGCGAGGAGGCGATCGTCGAGGCGGAGAGCCACGTCGTGAACTACGAGCTCGGCGGGTTCGCCCAGCACAGCGCCCTCCAGACGCGCCCCGTCGAGGCGGGCGAGCGCGTCGTCCCGTCGCCCGCCCAACTGCGCGAGGCCCACCACGCCGAGAGCCTCCATCGACCCGGCACGGGCCTCGTCGCCATCGAGAACACGCACAACGCCAAAGGCGGGGTCGTCGCCGACGTCGCCGACGTCGCGGCGCTCGGCGACGAAGCGAGCGCACTGGGCGTCCCCCTCCACCTCGACGGCGCGCGCCTCTTCAACGCCGCCGTCGCCGCCGGCGTCGACGTCACCGCGTACACCGAGCACGTCGACTCGGCGAGCGTCTGCCTCTCGAAGGGGCTCGGCGCGCCCGTGGGCTCCGTCCTCGCGGGGAGCGAGGCGTTCGTCGCGGACGCCCGCCGCGCCCGCAAGCTCCTCGGCGGCGGGATGCGGCAGGCGGGGCTGATCGCGGCACCGGGACGCATCGCGCTCGCGGAGAACGTCGAGCGCCTCGCCGACGACCACGCGAACGCCGAGCGCCTCGCTCGCGGCCTCGACGGCATCGACGGCCTCGACGCCGCGGACCCCGAGACGAACATCGTGCTCGTGGACACGTCGGGCGCGACCCTCGGGGCCGAGGCGCTCGTCGAGCGCTGTCGGGACGTCGGCGTGCTCGCGAGCGCGTTCGGCCGGGAGACGGTGCGCTTCTGTACGCACCTCGACGTCGACCGGGACGCCATCGACGACGCCGTCGCGCGGGTCGCACGCGTCGTCTAG
- a CDS encoding YccF domain-containing protein: MAEQRSFLARALWFVVVGWWATPVLVNVAWFLNVTVVGIPIGIKLINLVPTALTLKEPRDLDAEDGGSQHGLLLRAVYFVLVGWWASLLWANLAAFLAVTVVGLPIAIWMFGRLPYVTSLYRF; encoded by the coding sequence ATGGCCGAACAACGCTCGTTCCTCGCTCGCGCGCTCTGGTTCGTTGTCGTCGGCTGGTGGGCGACGCCCGTGCTCGTCAACGTCGCGTGGTTCCTGAACGTCACCGTCGTCGGCATCCCCATCGGCATCAAACTCATCAACCTCGTTCCGACCGCGCTCACGCTCAAGGAGCCCCGGGACCTCGACGCCGAGGACGGCGGAAGCCAGCACGGCCTCCTCCTGCGCGCCGTCTACTTCGTCCTCGTCGGCTGGTGGGCCAGCCTCCTCTGGGCGAACCTCGCGGCGTTCCTCGCCGTCACCGTCGTCGGCCTCCCGATCGCCATCTGGATGTTCGGGAGACTCCCCTACGTCACGTCGCTCTATCGCTTCTGA
- a CDS encoding XapX domain-containing protein — translation MNTTLVAAALVVGVCTGALFAGLRVPIPAPPSLPGIVGIVGIYLGYRLVGVTGVGFDLLRWLGLS, via the coding sequence ATGAACACCACACTCGTCGCCGCCGCGCTCGTCGTCGGCGTCTGCACCGGCGCGCTCTTCGCCGGCCTCCGCGTGCCGATTCCCGCGCCGCCGTCGCTCCCCGGTATCGTCGGCATCGTCGGCATCTACCTCGGCTATCGCCTCGTCGGGGTCACCGGCGTCGGCTTCGACCTCCTGCGGTGGCTCGGCCTCTCGTAG
- a CDS encoding DUF7139 domain-containing protein has protein sequence MELDSRSRVANTLVETYRRYVGEPDRLADVYVGFGLFFGGVTLGVVGVLMFLWATTIPAASPFHWQLREIAGALALTGLPAFLLSIPVLLPVDRRATYVAAVGGVVCLVGVGVFVASYPQHWNVQGTTDHSTLGVVVYTAGLVGLVGAGGAGLVSDRVERARLAGGGSGTATDAASADDGAGDDPAVSEAEVERDIEEAMSDSELSWGGVEKTNTTRLNIDTGDEDVERSNLTTENANVSRSEGVDSAVSGLQKLRGGESTEETGEGADDQVAALQELRHQQEMEELATEDDDGVIDRVKSLFR, from the coding sequence ATGGAGCTAGATAGCAGGAGTCGGGTGGCGAACACGCTGGTCGAGACGTACAGGCGCTACGTCGGCGAACCGGACCGCCTCGCGGACGTCTACGTCGGGTTCGGGCTGTTCTTCGGCGGGGTGACGCTCGGCGTCGTCGGCGTGCTGATGTTCCTCTGGGCGACGACGATTCCCGCCGCGTCGCCGTTCCACTGGCAGTTGCGCGAGATCGCGGGCGCGCTCGCGCTCACGGGACTGCCGGCGTTCCTCCTGAGCATCCCGGTGCTCCTACCGGTGGACCGTCGCGCGACGTACGTCGCTGCCGTGGGGGGCGTCGTCTGCCTCGTCGGCGTCGGCGTCTTCGTCGCGAGCTACCCCCAGCACTGGAACGTACAGGGGACAACCGACCACAGCACGCTCGGCGTCGTCGTCTACACGGCCGGCCTCGTCGGCCTCGTCGGCGCGGGCGGTGCGGGCCTCGTCTCCGACCGCGTGGAGCGCGCGCGCCTCGCCGGCGGCGGCAGTGGGACGGCGACGGACGCCGCGAGCGCGGACGACGGGGCGGGCGACGACCCGGCGGTGTCGGAGGCGGAGGTCGAACGCGACATCGAGGAGGCGATGTCGGACTCCGAGCTCTCGTGGGGCGGCGTCGAGAAGACGAACACGACGCGGCTCAACATCGACACCGGCGACGAGGACGTGGAGCGCTCGAACCTGACGACCGAGAACGCGAACGTCTCGCGGAGCGAGGGCGTCGATTCGGCCGTGAGCGGGCTCCAGAAGCTTCGCGGCGGCGAGTCGACGGAGGAGACGGGCGAGGGCGCGGACGACCAGGTCGCGGCCTTACAGGAGCTCCGCCACCAGCAGGAGATGGAGGAGCTCGCGACCGAGGACGACGACGGCGTCATCGACCGCGTGAAGTCGCTCTTTCGCTAG
- a CDS encoding magnesium transporter: protein MPEEWTVSAIVRATLPVLLGLTAVEIGSGLVLESFEATLYRHPSLLVLVPVTIGTAGNLGSILASRLSTSFHLGTLTFAATDDDLAGNALATVTLALTVFPLVGAGAWGATALTAAQTDLGVWTVVAVSFASGAVLALLAVVVTVVATYLAYRLRLDPDDVVIPVVTNVCDVLGIVVLFAVVQLLVG, encoded by the coding sequence GTGCCCGAGGAGTGGACCGTCTCGGCCATCGTCCGCGCGACCCTCCCGGTTCTCCTGGGGCTCACCGCCGTCGAGATCGGGAGCGGCCTCGTCCTCGAGAGCTTCGAGGCGACGCTCTACCGCCACCCGAGCCTGCTCGTGTTAGTCCCGGTCACCATCGGCACCGCCGGGAACCTCGGGAGCATCCTCGCCTCCCGGCTCTCGACGTCCTTCCACCTCGGCACGCTCACCTTCGCCGCGACCGACGACGACCTCGCGGGGAACGCCCTCGCCACCGTCACGCTCGCGCTCACCGTCTTCCCGCTCGTCGGCGCGGGCGCGTGGGGCGCGACGGCGCTCACCGCCGCGCAGACCGACCTCGGCGTCTGGACCGTCGTCGCCGTCTCCTTCGCCTCGGGGGCCGTGCTCGCCCTGCTCGCGGTCGTCGTGACCGTGGTCGCGACCTACCTCGCCTATCGGCTCCGCCTCGACCCCGACGACGTCGTCATCCCCGTCGTCACGAACGTCTGCGACGTCCTCGGCATCGTCGTCCTCTTCGCCGTCGTGCAGCTGCTCGTGGGGTAG
- a CDS encoding cation diffusion facilitator family transporter, producing the protein MASSKRVVIAAGVANGAIAIMKFLGFLLTGSPAMLSETYHSISDTGNQVFLLIGLRYSGREADRTHPFGYGKAQFFYSFLVSVLLFGIAGWMSLTHGYEAIVHGHASALHGKVELLGASFRAVYVNYVVLVGAFGFETYALVTAYRGMRIDMDEHGWTSFVEAFKKTSNITTLTAFTEDTVAVSGIVLAFLGVFLTDYTGNPLWDGLAALCIGLLLMGFALALAWENKRLLLGESLQKNEEDELRETVASWEGVTGIVDFRTVYFGPNRVLVAADVAFDGDLDTGDVDERITAIEDALVEQNPNVRKVYIEPETATSAGGH; encoded by the coding sequence ATGGCGAGTTCGAAGCGAGTCGTGATCGCGGCCGGCGTCGCGAACGGCGCCATCGCGATCATGAAGTTCCTCGGCTTTCTGCTGACCGGGAGCCCCGCGATGCTCTCGGAGACGTATCACTCCATCTCCGATACGGGCAATCAGGTCTTCTTGCTCATCGGCCTCCGATACAGCGGCCGGGAGGCCGACCGCACCCACCCGTTCGGCTACGGCAAAGCGCAGTTCTTCTACAGTTTCCTCGTGAGCGTCCTCCTCTTCGGCATCGCGGGCTGGATGTCGCTCACGCACGGCTACGAGGCCATCGTCCACGGCCACGCGAGCGCGCTCCACGGCAAAGTCGAGTTGCTGGGCGCGAGCTTCCGCGCGGTCTACGTCAACTACGTCGTGCTCGTCGGCGCGTTCGGCTTCGAGACCTACGCGCTCGTCACCGCCTATCGCGGGATGCGGATCGACATGGACGAACACGGCTGGACGAGCTTCGTCGAGGCGTTCAAGAAGACGAGCAACATCACGACGCTCACCGCGTTCACCGAGGACACCGTCGCGGTCAGCGGCATCGTCCTCGCGTTCCTCGGCGTCTTCCTCACCGACTACACCGGGAACCCGCTCTGGGACGGCCTCGCCGCGCTCTGCATCGGTCTCCTCCTCATGGGGTTCGCGCTCGCGCTCGCGTGGGAGAACAAGCGCCTCCTGCTCGGCGAATCCCTCCAGAAGAACGAGGAGGACGAACTGCGCGAGACGGTCGCGAGCTGGGAGGGCGTCACCGGCATCGTGGACTTCCGCACCGTCTACTTCGGGCCGAATCGCGTGCTCGTCGCCGCAGACGTCGCGTTCGACGGGGACCTCGACACCGGCGACGTTGACGAGCGCATCACCGCGATCGAGGACGCGCTCGTCGAACAGAACCCGAACGTCCGCAAGGTCTACATCGAACCCGAGACCGCGACGAGCGCGGGCGGGCACTAA
- a CDS encoding RNA-binding domain-containing protein: MTVYSVDVEVRAPVQATEVPDRVARAVEELFPNADVEVGSEEVVASTHDLEAFRECLFEQRILDTARSTFFDGRTDSGFAFDLKKQAAFRGVVNFSVGKPAELGDIHVAVTVREPDVEEFITYLAPETEDGDPVEL, translated from the coding sequence GTGACCGTCTACAGCGTGGACGTCGAGGTGCGCGCGCCCGTGCAGGCGACGGAGGTGCCGGACCGCGTCGCGCGCGCCGTCGAGGAGCTCTTCCCGAACGCGGACGTCGAGGTCGGCTCCGAGGAGGTGGTGGCCTCGACGCACGACCTCGAGGCGTTCCGCGAGTGCCTCTTCGAGCAGCGCATCCTCGACACGGCGCGCTCGACGTTCTTCGACGGCCGCACCGACTCCGGCTTCGCGTTCGACCTGAAGAAGCAGGCGGCCTTTCGCGGCGTCGTGAACTTCTCGGTGGGTAAACCAGCGGAACTCGGCGACATCCACGTCGCGGTGACGGTGCGCGAACCCGACGTCGAGGAGTTCATCACGTACCTCGCGCCGGAGACGGAGGACGGCGACCCCGTCGAACTCTAG
- a CDS encoding MFS transporter, with product MSSRLARLRSLDVLAATALVWFLAKFLRYAFPPLFPALGARYGVTDAALGTAFTAMMLVYAALQFPSGALADRIGAARVITAGAVVAAGAALALAVDVPFLALAAGMVLVGLGTGVHKTVAVGLLSAVYPDRTGRALGVLDTVGAFGGVAAPAAVAVLLASARFDWHALFAVAGVVGLALAALAYPRMRAREPAPADRDDDGDGVPLARYATLFRDPAFAGFVAVTVCAAFAYNGVVAFLPRFLEYAGLTPATASAVYGGLFVVSLVQTVTGDLADRVGPLAVVTGTLALAALGLCALTFGGFGTVGLIAAVVVFGLGGHGFRPVRGAYLMALLPAERSGGGLGVVRTVLMGAGALAPATVGVLSTYADFTVAFGALCVALVGAAGGAAVLLAADG from the coding sequence GTGTCGTCCCGCCTCGCCCGCCTCCGCTCGCTCGACGTCCTCGCGGCGACGGCGCTCGTCTGGTTCCTCGCGAAGTTCCTCCGCTACGCGTTCCCGCCGCTCTTCCCCGCCCTCGGCGCGCGCTACGGCGTCACGGACGCCGCGCTCGGCACGGCGTTCACCGCGATGATGCTCGTCTACGCCGCCCTCCAGTTCCCCTCGGGCGCGCTCGCCGACCGTATCGGCGCGGCGCGCGTCATCACCGCCGGCGCGGTCGTCGCCGCCGGCGCGGCGCTCGCGCTCGCCGTCGACGTCCCCTTCCTCGCGCTCGCCGCCGGAATGGTGCTCGTCGGCCTCGGCACCGGCGTCCACAAGACCGTCGCCGTCGGGTTGCTCTCCGCCGTCTACCCGGACCGGACGGGCCGCGCGCTCGGCGTCCTCGACACGGTGGGGGCGTTCGGCGGCGTCGCCGCGCCCGCCGCCGTCGCCGTCCTGCTCGCGAGCGCGCGCTTCGACTGGCACGCGCTCTTCGCCGTCGCCGGCGTCGTCGGCCTCGCGCTCGCCGCGCTCGCCTACCCGCGAATGCGCGCCCGCGAACCCGCGCCCGCGGACCGGGATGACGACGGGGACGGCGTCCCGCTGGCGCGCTACGCCACGCTCTTCCGCGACCCGGCGTTCGCGGGGTTCGTCGCCGTCACCGTCTGCGCCGCCTTCGCCTACAACGGCGTCGTCGCGTTCCTCCCGCGCTTCCTCGAGTACGCCGGCCTCACGCCCGCGACCGCGAGCGCCGTCTACGGCGGCCTCTTCGTCGTCAGCCTCGTCCAGACCGTCACCGGCGACCTCGCGGACAGGGTGGGGCCGCTCGCGGTCGTCACCGGGACGCTCGCGCTCGCCGCGCTCGGCCTCTGCGCGCTCACCTTCGGCGGGTTCGGAACGGTCGGGCTGATCGCCGCCGTCGTCGTCTTCGGCCTCGGCGGCCACGGCTTCCGACCCGTCCGAGGCGCGTACCTGATGGCGCTCCTCCCCGCCGAGCGCTCCGGGGGCGGCCTCGGCGTCGTCCGGACCGTCCTGATGGGCGCGGGCGCGCTCGCGCCCGCTACGGTCGGCGTCCTCTCCACCTACGCCGATTTCACGGTCGCGTTCGGCGCGCTCTGCGTCGCGCTCGTCGGCGCGGCGGGCGGCGCCGCCGTCCTGCTCGCCGCCGACGGATGA
- a CDS encoding magnesium transporter, translated as MSIRDVAASAYREAAPALVASMVGGLFAGVVLSGMRAELQAVPGLLVCVPALLATRGNVYGSLGARLATGLHQGLLRPRFEADERLVNAAAAAMANGLLASVAAAVLAFCVLLALGREVASLGVLAAIAFVAGLLSGVVLTVAVVAVVVVGFRRGYNPDALVGPLVTTIGDVFGLAFLVVAVRLVLGVA; from the coding sequence ATGAGCATCCGCGACGTCGCCGCCAGCGCCTACCGGGAGGCCGCGCCGGCGCTCGTCGCGAGCATGGTCGGGGGTCTCTTCGCGGGCGTCGTCCTCAGCGGGATGCGCGCCGAACTGCAGGCCGTGCCGGGGCTGCTCGTCTGCGTCCCCGCGCTCCTCGCGACGCGCGGGAACGTCTACGGCTCGCTCGGCGCACGCCTCGCCACCGGCCTCCATCAGGGGCTGCTTCGGCCGCGCTTCGAGGCCGACGAGCGCCTCGTGAACGCCGCCGCCGCCGCGATGGCGAACGGCCTCCTCGCCTCCGTCGCCGCCGCCGTCCTCGCGTTCTGCGTGCTCCTCGCGCTCGGCCGCGAGGTCGCGTCGCTCGGCGTGCTCGCCGCGATAGCGTTCGTCGCCGGCCTCCTCTCCGGCGTCGTCCTCACCGTCGCCGTCGTCGCCGTCGTCGTCGTCGGCTTCAGGCGGGGGTACAACCCGGACGCGCTCGTCGGCCCGCTCGTCACCACCATCGGCGACGTCTTCGGCCTCGCCTTCCTCGTCGTCGCCGTTCGGCTCGTCCTGGGGGTGGCCTGA
- a CDS encoding phosphoribosyltransferase family protein — translation MTRYERPYRDRDAYTLELFGEEWTLPVVAVDDDTYVASDARLVLGTTRFVESAAVALADRLADRDPAIDYLVTPEAKSLPLTQALAAELGVEYVVVRKSVKSYMRDPVSVAADSITTAGEQRLVLDGADAERLDGARVALVDDAVSTGGTMASLDSLIETVDATVAARAAVFAEGREHPAVETLATLPLFVAET, via the coding sequence ATGACTCGCTACGAACGCCCGTATCGCGACCGGGACGCCTACACGCTCGAACTGTTCGGGGAGGAGTGGACCCTGCCCGTCGTCGCGGTCGACGACGACACGTACGTCGCCTCGGACGCCCGCCTCGTCCTCGGGACGACGCGCTTCGTCGAGTCGGCCGCCGTGGCGCTCGCGGACCGCCTCGCCGACCGCGACCCCGCCATCGACTACCTCGTCACGCCGGAGGCGAAGTCCCTCCCGCTCACGCAGGCGCTCGCGGCCGAGCTCGGCGTCGAGTACGTCGTCGTTCGCAAGAGCGTCAAATCGTACATGCGCGACCCCGTCTCCGTCGCAGCCGACTCCATCACGACCGCCGGCGAACAGCGCCTCGTTCTCGACGGGGCGGACGCGGAGCGACTCGACGGCGCGCGCGTCGCGCTCGTCGACGACGCCGTCTCCACCGGCGGGACGATGGCGTCGCTCGACTCGCTCATCGAGACCGTCGACGCCACCGTCGCGGCGCGCGCCGCCGTCTTCGCCGAGGGCCGCGAACACCCGGCCGTCGAGACGCTCGCGACGCTCCCCCTCTTCGTCGCGGAGACCTAG